TTCACGCATCAAGGGAGCTTCCCCCGGGCGCGGCGATTTCTCGCTAGCTGCCAGGCGCTAGCGGCTAGCTAGCTTCTTTCGCAGCACTTGCACCCCGTCAGCCTTGCTCGCGGAAAAACACGCGCGCAGGCACGGGGGCGTATCAAATGTCCAAAGATCGCTTGAGGTTTTTTTAGAACCCTTCAGGAACCACTGTTCCCGAATGCTGCCCGCAGGACCTGCCTTGGGGCAAATTGTGGCTTACTTATTCGATGACCGGCAAAAGAGTCTTGATTCTTATTCTTTGTCGGGTCCCCGGCTGCGTCGGCTGGTTCCTGCATCCGGTGCCACTCACTTATCTTCGTCTTCTTTTATAGCAGACCTGGGTCGGATTACGCAAGGGGCGACCTCTTAATTCTGCGAAAAGGACATGCACCAGTGAGAAAGTGGGTTCTGCCTTGTGTCGCAGCGTGCTGAATCGGTGGAATGTCACATGCTCCCGCCCGTCGCTTTGTGATAAACCTCCACCAATTGCTTGGCCAGCAGGCTTTCGACAAGTTTTTCCATTGCGCTCAAGTCGGGCAGGCCGGTCTTCTTGAAGCCTTCATCTGCTGTTTCGAGGGCGCTGTAATAAGGCCCTTTGTCTTCGGCAATCAGCTCCGGAATTGTCTTGGTACCAGGGAGCCGGTAACCCAACGCTACGCAAAGAACTAGATACGAAGCTGCACGTGCCGTACGGCCGTTTCCATCAACAAAAGGATGAATCCAGTTCAGACGCCACAGGACGTACGCACAAAGGTGTACAGGAGATTTCTTGCGCCAGTTTTCGTTGACGTAGTCGCACATCTCCTCTACGAGACCCGGAACGAGATGCGCGCCAACAGGCTGATGTTTGCTGCCTGAGATTTCTATGCCGGCGGGCCGGAATGTTCCTGCCAGAGCAGTTATTCCTTCCAAAGCTACGCGCTGCAGTCCCAAAATTGCCGACAGTCTGAATTTGAAAGGCCTTTGAGGATCGTTCCAGTATTCAATCTGCTCCGCAACGGCATCAAATTGCTTGAGGCCGTTGCTGACTTCTCTCTTGGCCTTGAGGTCCGGATCGGTAATTAGTTCGGCATCCAGCGCTCGACTGTGCCGCTCTTCATCCGTCATTGCTATTTGTCATTGCTCAGACGATCAGCTTCCTGGTCCACTAGATCTCGCGTAATTCGGTCGTTCTCAATTTTCGTGTTGCCATAAGCAAAGCTGCGACGTTGCGCTTCCTTCTCTTCGGAGGTCAGGTCCGCGTTCTTCGCCGCAGCCAAAAGTTCTTTGAGTTCGTTGGACATGTGTACCTCCAAAAAGTGTTACCACTCTAGCATAAGATCTCCGGCCTTCTTTCGCTTTTATTTCTCAAAAAATCAATGCACCCTCGGCGCGGCTTCCAGACGCTGCTTCACCATTTTGAAAAACGCCCAGACGTTGTCGGCGTCGGCGGAGGTTTGTGTAAGGCGGCGGTGGATTTTCATGGAAGGAAAGATCTTGCTGCCCTGCACGGTCAGAGTCAGCGTGGCGAATTGCTTGCCAGGATAGGTCTCGATGCTCCACTCGCCGCCGAAGCGCCGGCGGACCACTTCTCCCAGGTAGCAGCCCCAGGTTTTGCAAATTTCGGTGAGGACGTCACTGGAGGCAGAAGCGGAGGCGGAGCCAGCGGATGTGGCAGACCCGGATGAGGGAGCACCAGTCGACGAAGTAGCACCGGCGGGCGCAGGAGACCCAGGCAAAGGCAAGTTCTGCGCTACGCGATCAAGAATGGTCTCCAGGTCCAGCAGCGAGTTCTCGGTGAAGTCGAGTTGGGCGTGGAGGTCGCGGGCCTGCTCCACGGCCTTCTGCGCATACGATTCGGCCATGGCCGCGACGGAGGGATGGTCGGACATAAGAGATAAGAGTGTAGCAGGGGAAGCATTCAGCAATCAGCAGTCAGCACTCAGTGAGCCCTGTCGATTTCGGTTTGCGTCGAAAACCTTTGAAACACGGAGGAACGGAGCAACCGGAGGAAGAAATTTAGCGCGAATGCACGCGAACAAACCCGAATGAGGCGGGGCGTTAGGTCAGGCGCGGGAAAAATGGTTTTGACTTCTTACGGGCCAGCGTCGTCCGCCAGACTTGGCGTTGCAACGCGGAAGAATGAGCCGGAGGAAACAAGCGCTTGGGATTAGCAAATCCCACTCATCCTCCGGTTCCTCCGTTCCTCCGCGCCTCAGGTATGTTGCCCTCGAAGTCTCAGGAGTTGATAGGGATCCCCTCGCTCCGGTCGGGATTACAGAAAGCAGCGTTCGGGATTTCAGAAAAAGCTCTGCTCCATCCCTCCGGTTCCTCAGTTCCTCCGTGTTTCAAAGGTGTTGCCCTCGAAGTCTTTGAGGCGATAGGGATCCCTCGCTCCGCTCGGGATTTCAGAAGAAACTGCGTTCGGGATAAAAAGCAAAGAGCCACCAAACACAGAAATGCCGGGCTGGTTGGCCCGGCTCGTTTCCGTTACTGCAAAATGATGCGGTTACATCACTAATTCGTTACATCACCAGCGCCAAGGTTTCCAATTCCTGATGCAAGGCCTCTACGTCCCAACCCGCGCTGTCAATCCTGCCGGCGGCGTCCAAGGCCGACTCCGGCGAAATTCCGTATCCGCGTCCGGAAAGAAACATTTTGAGCAGCTCCGCTGTCTGGAATGAATCCAAGCCACCTTGCAGAAGTTCATTGCGGAGCGCCGCCACCTCAGCTACCGAGAATTTTTCTCCCATCGTCATATCCGTCACCTCCGAATCCTTAACCTGCTCTTGCTACATTAGACACGTGATACGCCCGGTTTGTTGCAAAGAAAATCAAAAATACTTGAACAGAGGTAACGGGACGAAAGTAATTCCAGCGTCCTGAACAACTTCCCGGCAACGCGCCGCCCGCGGCTTACAAAGCTTTTACTCAGCCATGCATTTTGCTGACAAATCTTTGCCCCCGGTTAACACAACTCAGTTGGCCATTTTGCTGAGATGGAGATCAAAGACGTCTTTACTCAGCAAGCAAGTCAATTCGAAGGCGCGGAAGTGGTCGCCCACCAGCTCGCGCTGGCGATAGAGCCCAGGTTCGCTGTCCACGGTCTCATGCCGTGCCGCCCAGTCTTCGAGAAAATGCTGCGCGTCTTTCATGGTGGCCTCGCCGTGCTGGCCGGTGGCGGTCATGGACTCGGCCGCGTACGACTGCAGCAGCTTGGGCCAGTACTTGTTCAGCAGCGCGTGGCTGGCAAAAATGTCAGCCCACACGATGCGCCCTCTAACAGCTACTACGACGCCAACCGCGTTTTGGTTTCGCAGTTGTTTGATCACACTTTCATAAGACTTCTGCATGGGCTCGGTGATGTCTGCCAGCTGCTTCTGCACAACTTTGTTCTCGCGGGTCACGGCGTACGACGACGTGCCGGCAATCTCGGCCTGCGCCGCCTGGACTTCAACCGTTGACGTCATGGTTCGTGGCGCCGACCCGCTGCTGGCGCCCACACCTCCGCCGGCGGGCGTAGCAGGCTTAGCTGGGGCTATGCTCGCGTAGGTCCTGAGCCGGGCGCTGTTCACTTCCTCCCAGACCTTCCCCTGGTCTTTATCGGCCATGGCTTTGGCGCGCACGCTGGGTTGGGCCATGAGGAACCCGGACGCGCTGAACTTTGAAGAAGTTTCCGTCCAGCGGTGGGGCTCCACGCAGAAGACCGCCAAGTCCACGGGATCGCTTTCCGCGGGGACGATGCGGTCTTTTCCCACCACTCGATCCTGTTTGCCTCCGGTCACAATTTCACCGGCCAGCAGGATCAGCGGACGCTTGGAGTTGTTGACCAGCACCAGCCGGTTGACTTCAGCGC
The Terriglobia bacterium genome window above contains:
- a CDS encoding Fic family protein, producing MTDEERHSRALDAELITDPDLKAKREVSNGLKQFDAVAEQIEYWNDPQRPFKFRLSAILGLQRVALEGITALAGTFRPAGIEISGSKHQPVGAHLVPGLVEEMCDYVNENWRKKSPVHLCAYVLWRLNWIHPFVDGNGRTARAASYLVLCVALGYRLPGTKTIPELIAEDKGPYYSALETADEGFKKTGLPDLSAMEKLVESLLAKQLVEVYHKATGGSM